DNA sequence from the Augochlora pura isolate Apur16 chromosome 11, APUR_v2.2.1, whole genome shotgun sequence genome:
ATCACTCtcgggaaaatatttaaatgtaaatgcgGAAATGATCCAATATTATTGATCGTTTGACATAAGAATCATAGAATCGGGATTACAGATTAGACTAGGTagatcatattattttttgctTTTCAAAtggtttctatttttatgcattcgaaTTTCCAGTATGGCTGAAAGTTTAGCAATATAAAGTTTTCTAAGCGTAGACATTTCCAGCGCAGACAAAACTCGAATGCCATCTACCAactggaataataaaattaacaaatccGCTCCCGCTTGCGAATTTAGCACCGATAACGTCATTATTCCGTCAAGACGAAAATTTACGTATCCGCCGGTACCGCCGCCTCGCAATCCGCTGCCTTCCCGACGACGAGTCTCGTTCTGCGACGTCGTCTTCGGGGATAAACGCGGAAACAGCCAGAATTCTATGACGAATATGCAAGATGTTCACCGTAGGTCTTGTAGTAATAACGACAGTAACGAGGAATATCATAGTTCATACGACATTTGGCAAGCGGACGATTCGGCCGGTAAAAACGACGGCGGGTACGAAAATGTTAATGTAAGTCGAACGGAGGAGACTGGCAGAATGCATTTTGAAAAAAGCGCCGCGGAGTGTTGCAACGACGACGGCGAGGCATTAAACAAATGCAATGACACCGAGAAGCATTCCGGACAGAATCGAACAATGAACGAAAAAGACGACGAGTCCTCGAGAGAAGACTCGATGACCTACCAAAATTGTCTCAGTTCAACGAATGGGCAGAATGATAATGAACGTATGCGAGGAGGTTGCGGGGGATCATGCACGCCGTGTGGACCTCGACCTAAAGTCTCCTGTGGCGTAGTGAAGGTGGTAGAGGCTGCCTGCCTTTGCGGAAGAAGTAATTATGAAAAGTATTATTCCATATACAGGGTGGAAAACATAATTTGATCGCTTGAATTAAGATATCCCTCTTTCATGGGAAATAAGgatttaaagaagaaaattgtgttgtatttttgtatttttattattatggcCAAGACCAAGAGATCAATTGGTCTTGATCTCAGATATTATAGCATGGTGTAATCTGGAAAGTATGAGACCTTCATATTAatcttttgtttaaatttacaataaacatACCTGAATTTTGGTATTTAATGTCGGTAATTTCGAACAAAGGACAGCTTAGGAGAATCTGTGAACATAATTTGAATTCttcattgttataattttaattcttcaggAGATCCGGAACCATGCCGCACCGTTACTTCCTGTTCAAGCTGTTCATCGCCGTGTAACGAACGGCGGAGCTGCTGTCCACCACCAATCTGCAAGAAAACGATTGTTAGATGTCGTCAATCGTGTACTGACTCTCAGGGTTGCGGCAGCGGTGGATGCTGCGGAGGTGGATGTCGTGGTGGTTGCGGAAAACCCGGACAGACCTGTCTACCGGCGAGATCTTGCACGACTCCATGCCGATCGTGTTCACCTTGTTCTCCACCACGCTCTTGTCCACCGCAATCATCTTGTTCATGTAGAAAATGCTCACCTTGTTGCTCGAGCTCTGGCGGCGGGACGAATTGTTGCGGCCGGTAAGAAACTGTTTCCACTAAATCTGTTAATTTATGAGATAACTgggtaaagaaaaattatacagcTTATCCAAGTATCTTATGAATTCAATTGCCTAAATGCACGGTTGATATCATTGTTTTTTACAATACTATTTTTAGCTCGTGTAGATCCAAAAGTCCCGTATGTCGATCGAGTCGTAGAAGATGCAGTACCGACAGAGCAGATTGTAATGAGGGTGGTTGCTGCCGACCGAAAGTCATTTGCGAGTGTTTGGGAGGTGGTCTTGATTGCCAGCGCTGTGGGCGAAAGGTGTACCAGGCTGAAATGCAGGTAATTTGAAGTAATtaaatagttatataattttctattaatcgACGCTCATCTATGCACGAGAAAGTTTTTTTATACTGATTTAGAACATTGTTTGTAAAGAGATTTTTAGGAAACATGTTTGTATCTTAATGTCTATTTAAGATGGTGTCTGGTATACCCTATCACAATATATGCTTCAGCTGCAATTGCTGTAGGAAGCCGTTGGAGCCATTAACATATCAGGAAAATTGCGGAGAAATTTACTGTAAACGTTAGTTTGCAATCTATACAATTTTGAACTACTTTTGAACTATTAAATTGCTGTTTATGGTATATCGATGGTTACTATGAAGTAAAATACTCTTCGATGTTTGGAGTATCAACGTCAAtcttattttcgtttcttttgaatatttaGAATGTTATGTCCGAAATTTTGGACCACAGGGATACGGGTATGGAGTGGGACCAGGAACATTACAAACTCCAATGTGAATCCATAAAGCCTGCGTTAAACAGTGAGCAAGCTAAACTCGTTCAAACCTTTTGCAGTTACTTGTGATCTTGTTTTATCGAAaacttttgtttttatttacaagtagTATGTTTTATTGATCGATTTTGTAAActctttcttaatttttctaagacATATTCTAAACTAAAAACaacttttataacaattttcctaagacgtatttgaaaatataatttattaatacatggCGGTTGCTAGAAAAGCTTCTTTTTccgaatttctatttctaatgATTATTATCAAGTTAATAGCAGCTATCGCTTATGACACAACGTAATTATACAACCGCACTGCATTTGTTAGTAGtcgaaaattttccaattaagTCTGTTCCAtccatttcattaaaaagtttcattttcttaCTGTCATCATAGTTCCCTAAAATCCACTCGCTAGAAACACTCGCGCCCTTTCTTTCCGCTCTACTTTCCCGTTACAATTTCTTGCTCGAAAGGCGTGCAGATTGCGAACCCGGCGAAATAAGAAGCAGAAAaagactattaaaaataacaagaaattatgaaatttcttGCGCAAAGAAAGTCTACGACCGACTACAAAAAGCAAGAAAACAAGAAGCTTTCGCTACGGAGAGTTCGAACAATAAGTGATCCGGGTAGAtgagatataataaaatctcgaGGAAATTTAAGACTGATAAATGTTATAGTACAAGTGATTAAAATTATGGGAACTTCTGAATTTCATCATACTTGCttcattcaaaattcaaattcgatCTATAATACCAAACCGGCTTTATGTTCttcattttatgtttattgaaattgcaaatGTACTTTCATGGAAAATGATCGAATTTGTTCAAACATATGTTACAATAAGAAGGTAATatgtatcatttaattttaatccttGGTACGTTTAGTAATGTTGTAGTGAATAGCGTTAATACAGTACATCTGAAAAATGACTAATTTCAGCTTGGCAGTGAAATCATGAGAACTACACCTACCCCAAAATTGTATCAGATCATCGTAGTTTCTAGAGACAACCCCGAAACAGAATCGGCAGAAGGTTTGCGCCCGTTCAATATGTCACGGATTCGCGAAGGGATATTCGCAGGGAATAAAGACACGCGCGGTTACGATCGTACTTCGCGAAGTAGGTGGGTGGAGGTTGAAATAAGACGAAAGCTGGTTGTTTTATTGGTAAAAATGAAGATGGGGAGAATGGAAGAACAGTCTGGGGATCCCGTGAAATACAGAGAGAACGAAAggacaaagagagagaccgaggCACCGTGGTcgagaaagggggggggggttggtAAAAGATGGAGGAAGAAAGAGTGAGTGGTTGGTTTATTGAGTCTTTCCTCTTAGTGGATTGCGGAACGCGGAACGTACACGGCACCGGCGGGTAGAGGGACGTTTATATAGCTTTCAAGCGCAGAAGCTTAAtctaatttcaaatataaatctgttttctccccttttctctctttctcccgtcCGTTCTCTTTCCGCCTTCGCTTCCACCCTCGACCCCCATCCATATAGCGGCGTGCTCGCCGGCTTACATTATCCGCCCGGCTACGAATAATCTCTCCTTCGGGTCTGCCTATTAACGTTACGAGACACGCCGATTTCCTCCAGTTTTACGAATCGCCGTCGACCCGCTGCATGCTCCGGTTCAGAAATGGGAAACGTAATCTACACCCCGGCGTAAATACTTGCCGCGTGACGATACTTGCAATCAGTGTCCAAGGTTTACCATTTCAGGTATTTTCCCTGAAGACGcttcatttaattctttgtAATCGGAGAATTTTCTCGAAtcatataaactatataaaatgtaataataccGATGAAGTTGTGTCAGTGAT
Encoded proteins:
- the LOC144477192 gene encoding uncharacterized protein LOC144477192, which produces MPGVCPRCNREVYFAEEKLALGKVWHTFCFSCRNCRKLLNSCNVVTHLDELFCKSCYVRQSHSANDHKIITKICSPTNSIKYSLNRSCGIESSIGNTSFNRKRHYQSDALRLRGGGSECEEAYVSFDEDKKHFLENECANLSITNSMSTLCDPPPSPTAVTTWYNRQHSQFRSTSLESQKNNITKDCRFDAQQDIDLSELNPPFSNNEIDIAENQLSADKTRMPSTNWNNKINKSAPACEFSTDNVIIPSRRKFTYPPVPPPRNPLPSRRRVSFCDVVFGDKRGNSQNSMTNMQDVHRRSCSNNDSNEEYHSSYDIWQADDSAGKNDGGYENVNVSRTEETGRMHFEKSAAECCNDDGEALNKCNDTEKHSGQNRTMNEKDDESSREDSMTYQNCLSSTNGQNDNERMRGGCGGSCTPCGPRPKVSCGVVKVVEAACLCGRRDPEPCRTVTSCSSCSSPCNERRSCCPPPICKKTIVRCRQSCTDSQGCGSGGCCGGGCRGGCGKPGQTCLPARSCTTPCRSCSPCSPPRSCPPQSSCSCRKCSPCCSSSGGGTNCCGRSCRSKSPVCRSSRRRCSTDRADCNEGGCCRPKVICECLGGGLDCQRCGRKVYQAEMQMVSGIPYHNICFSCNCCRKPLEPLTYQENCGEIYCKQCYVRNFGPQGYGYGVGPGTLQTPM